The genomic interval CGCTGGCGACAATTTCAGAAAACTCCCACAAAGCACTGCTTGGCCTTTATTTGTCCGGTCTTAAACACGGCATGATGGCTAACATCGGAGAACATGACGGAAAGTCCTGATCTAGCAGTTTCCTTTTTAGCCGCCTTCAATGACATCGAAGCGCACCTTCGAACCCAGCTCCGCGCTAAACGCTCCGACAGTTTCAGATGGATGGTACGTATCGCCGAGAAACAGCATCTGATTTCCAAAGAACAAGCAGAAACCCTTGATGCTTTTGCGGAGCTGCGCAACGCAATTAGCCACGGCCAATACAACGATCTACGCCCGATTGCCGATCCCCGCCCCGACACCGTGGACACCATTGAGAAGATTCGCTCCCTCCTTCTCAATCCTCCAATTGCGTTAAACGTCCTCCCGGAGCAAAAGGTCCGCTCCTACTCACTTGAAGATCCAGTGAGTAGGGCCTTAGAAGTTGTGCACACCACGGAGATCTCCCAATTCCCCATATATAAGGGAACGGAATACGTGGCACTGCTAACTACCAACACAATCGCTCGCTGGGTTGCCTCCGATTTACATGACAATGCCCAGCTGGATGCACGTTCTATCAAAGAGGTTCTGGATTATGCAGAATCCTCTGACACTGCAGTTTTCTTGCCCCGCACCTCAACTGCTCAAGAAATTATCGACATCATGACCGGCCCTAAACTCCCCTGGTCCGTCATCCTGACCGAGCACGGTAAACCCCACCAAAAGCCCCTGCGTGTTGTCACTGGTCGAGACATGCGAACACTGATGGACATGCTCAAAATCTATTAGTCATACCTATTTAGAATTTTTGTTGACGCATCCATTAAAAACTGCTAGTTTGGTGACATATCAACAAACTTAGTTGGAAGGACACATTACCATGCAATTCGGCATCTTCACCATTGGCGACGTCACCGTAGACCCCACCACCGGCAAAGCCCCCACCGAAGGCGAACGCATCCACGCGATGACCCAAATCGCACTCAAGGCTGAAGAAGTAGGCCTCGATGTCTTTGCCACCGGCGAGCACCACAACCCACCATTTGTACCCTCCTCCCCAACCACACACTTAGCCTATATTGCAGCGAAAACCGAGAAGCTCCTGCTCTCTACCTCTACCACGCTGATCACCACCAACGACCCGGTAAAAATCGCCGAAGATTACACCTTCCTCCAGCACCTCTCCGGCGGCCGTGTTGACCTTATGATGGGCCGTGGCAACACCGGACCCGTTTACCCATGGTTTGGCAAAGACATCCACCAAGGCATCCCACTAGCGATTGAAAACTACCACCTCCTGCGCCGCCTCTGGCGCGAAGACGTAGTCAACTGGCAGGGCAAATTCCGCACACCGTTGCAGGGATACACCTCTACCCCAGCACCATTAGACGGCGTTGCACCATTCGTCTGGCACGGCTCCATCCGCTCCACCGAAATCGCAGAGCAAGCAGCCTTCTATGGCGACGGCTTCTTCCACAACAACATCTTCTGGAACAAAGAGCACACCGCCCAAATGGTCAACCTCTACCGCCAGCGTTTCGAACACTACGGACACGGCCAAGCAGACCAGGCCATCGTGGGACTCGGTGGCCAAGTCTTCATCGGCGATTCTGAAGAAGAAGCAAAGAAGACCTTCCGCCCCTACTTCGACAACGCCCCTGTCTACGGACACGGACCATCACTTGAAGATTTCTCCCGCCTGACCCCACTAACCGTCGGTACCGCTGAGCAAGTTATCGAACGCACCATGGAATTCGCCGACTGGGTAGGCGATTACCAGCGCCAGCTCTTCCTCATCGACCACGCCGGCCTGCCACTAGAAATGGTCCTTGATCAGATCGAACGCCTCGGCCACGATGTCGTCCCAGAGGTACGCCGCCGCATGGAGGAGCGTCGCCCAGACCACGTTCCCTCCAACCCACCAACCCACCAGAGCCTGAAGGCCAACCGAAACAGCCCTCACTTCCAGATCAACCCTGGTCAGCCAACTGAGTAGTTTTTCTGAAACTAAGGAGACACATTATGCGAAAGCTCACTGTTGTTACCGCAGGCCTTTCTAACCCGTCCACCACTCGCTCCGTGGCGGATCAACTCACCAAGGCAGTCCAAACCGCTGTTTCTGCTCGTGGCGAATCCTGGATATTGAAGTAATTGAAATCCGAGACCTGATCTTTGATCTCGCTACCTCATTCACAAGCGCCGGCATGAGCTCCCCAGCACTTGACGCTGCAAAACAGCGCCTTGCTGAATCCGATGGCCTGATCGCTGTTACCCCAGTATTTACCGCGAGCTACTCCGGCATCTTCAAGATGTTCTTTGATGTCCTGGACCCCAAGACCATTGTGGGTCTGCCCACCATCATTGCGGCATCTGCTGGAACGGCACGCCACTCATTGGTTCTCGACCACGCCATCCGACCACTGTTTACCTACTTGCGAGCAGTTGTCGTACCCACCGGCGTGTTCGCAGCCACGGAAGATTTCGGCACTGAAGCTGGCGCAGACATTGAACGTCGCGTGAACCGCGCAGCTGGCGAATTAGCGACACTCATGTTGCAGGATTACTCCAGTGTGCAAGGCCTTGGGGGCGCAACCGCGAACCAAGACGCTGACCTTTCCTTCCGTCGCACCACTGGCGTGACCCCGGGAGAGAACTTCAGCAGCTTTGCCGATCTTCTCAAAGGACACGACGGAAACGGCTAAATTCGCGGATCTCCGTTTAAGGCATTGAAGCATTTGGAGGCCCCAAGACATGACCCAGACCCTGTAAAGCGCTTAAACGGCGTTTTAGAGGGTCATAGTTTTGGGACAAGTGGGACAAGTGTGAATCCTGAAAGCTTCCAGGGCAAGGATCCACCACAAACCGGCCATCGCCCTTTGGAATCGGTCCGAAAATTGCAGGTACAGAGCCTTTTACCGAGAAAATCCACCACAGATTGCTGAAATTTCGTGATCTGTGGTGGATTCGTGCAACTTCAGACTCTTACGGAGGCGATGGACCAAAAACAACTACAATCAAGCAGATCACCTTGTACACCACCATAGAAAAGGCCCACCCTCAGCCATGGCTATCAGTGTTGTTGATCTATTTAGCATCGGTATCGGACCATCATCCTCACATACCGTCGGCCCCATGAGAGCCGCCCTCACGTATATCTCTGAATTTCCCAGCTCGCATGTCGATATCACGTTGCACGGATCCCTTGCCGCCACCGGTAAAGGCCACTGCACTGACCGGGCGGTATTACTGGGTCTGGTGGGATGGGAACCAACGATAGTTCCCATTGATGCTGCACCCTCACCCGGCGCGCCGATTCCTGCGAAAGGTTCTGTGAACGGGCCAAAGGGAACGGTGTCGTATTCCCTGACGTTTGATCCTCATCCTCTTCCAGAACACCCCAATGCCGTTACCTTTAAAGGATCAACCACAAGGACTTATTTGTCGGTGGGTGGTGGGTTCATTATGACGTTGGAGGATTTCCGGAAGCTGGACGATATCGGATCAGGTGTGTCAACCATTCATCCAGAGGCAGAGGTGCCTTGTCCTTTTCAGAAGAGTTCCCAATTACTCGCATATGGTCGCGATTTTGCGGAGGTCATGAAGGATAATGAGCGCTTAATCCACGGGGATCTTGGCACAGTGGATGCCCATTTGGATCGAGTGTGGCAGATTATGCAGGAGTGCGTGGCACAAGGCATCGCAACGCCGGGGATTTTACCGGGTGGGTTGAATGTGCAACGTCGGGCGCCGCAGGTACACGCGCTGATTAGCAACGGGGATACGTGTGAGCTGGGTGCTGATCTTGATGCTGTGGAGTGGGTGAATCTGTACGCCTTGGCGGTGAATGAAGAAAACGCCGCTGGTGGTCGTGTGGTTACTGCTCCGACTAATGGTGCTGCGGGGATTATTCCGGCGGTGATGCACTATGCGCGGGATTTTTTGACAGGTTTTGGGGCGGAGCAGGCGCGGACGTTTTTGTATACCGCGGGTGCGGTGGGCATCATCATTAAGGAAAATGCCTCGATCTCTGGCGCGGAGGTGGGGTGTCAGGGTGAGGTTGGTTCAGCGTCCGCGATGGCGGCTGCCGGGTTGTGTGCAGTCTTAGGTGGTTCTCCGCAACAGGTGGAAAACGCCGCGGAGATTGCGTTGGAGCACAATTTGGGATTGACGTGCGATCCGGTGGGCGGGTTAGTGCAGATTCCGTGTATTGAACGCAACGCTATTGCTGCCATGAAGTCCATCAATGCGGCAAGGCTTGCCCGGATTGGTGATGGCAACAATCGCGTGAGTTTGGATGATGTGGTGGTCACGATGGCTGCCACCGGCCGGGACATGCTGACCAAATATAAGGAAACGTCCCTTGGTGGTTTGGCAACCACCTTGGGCTTCCCGGTGTCGATGACGGAGTGTTAGCGGTACGGCTTTAACACGGCTTGGATTTTGTCTTGCTTGGCGAGGTAGGACTGGCACTGGGCGTCGATAAGCTCAGCTGACCACCCGGTGACCTGCGCCATTGCTTCGGCCGTCGCACGCACGGCAGCCGGTTGCACATAACCCAGCGTGCCGAGCACGATGCGACGATCCAGCACGTCCGCCAGGTCGACGGCCGCCTCCTCGGCGACAGCAAAAACGGCCTGCGCCGCGATATCAAG from Corynebacterium glutamicum ATCC 13032 carries:
- a CDS encoding L-serine ammonia-lyase, which produces MAISVVDLFSIGIGPSSSHTVGPMRAALTYISEFPSSHVDITLHGSLAATGKGHCTDRAVLLGLVGWEPTIVPIDAAPSPGAPIPAKGSVNGPKGTVSYSLTFDPHPLPEHPNAVTFKGSTTRTYLSVGGGFIMTLEDFRKLDDIGSGVSTIHPEAEVPCPFQKSSQLLAYGRDFAEVMKDNERLIHGDLGTVDAHLDRVWQIMQECVAQGIATPGILPGGLNVQRRAPQVHALISNGDTCELGADLDAVEWVNLYALAVNEENAAGGRVVTAPTNGAAGIIPAVMHYARDFLTGFGAEQARTFLYTAGAVGIIIKENASISGAEVGCQGEVGSASAMAAAGLCAVLGGSPQQVENAAEIALEHNLGLTCDPVGGLVQIPCIERNAIAAMKSINAARLARIGDGNNRVSLDDVVVTMAATGRDMLTKYKETSLGGLATTLGFPVSMTEC
- a CDS encoding CE1758 family FMN-dependent luciferase-like monooxygenase — protein: MQFGIFTIGDVTVDPTTGKAPTEGERIHAMTQIALKAEEVGLDVFATGEHHNPPFVPSSPTTHLAYIAAKTEKLLLSTSTTLITTNDPVKIAEDYTFLQHLSGGRVDLMMGRGNTGPVYPWFGKDIHQGIPLAIENYHLLRRLWREDVVNWQGKFRTPLQGYTSTPAPLDGVAPFVWHGSIRSTEIAEQAAFYGDGFFHNNIFWNKEHTAQMVNLYRQRFEHYGHGQADQAIVGLGGQVFIGDSEEEAKKTFRPYFDNAPVYGHGPSLEDFSRLTPLTVGTAEQVIERTMEFADWVGDYQRQLFLIDHAGLPLEMVLDQIERLGHDVVPEVRRRMEERRPDHVPSNPPTHQSLKANRNSPHFQINPGQPTE